A single region of the Paramicrobacterium fandaimingii genome encodes:
- a CDS encoding MarR family winged helix-turn-helix transcriptional regulator: MKDRDRDLAWVDLQKAAAFLDSELSMRLTERVGMSSSEFQALWYLANAIDRSLTMSEAAARLSMSPSGMTRLADRLVRRGWVARRADAANRRIAIIALTDDGVAATRQGYHVAREARRELVDARLTEEEVNTLGEIAGKILGRIDITDVSL; the protein is encoded by the coding sequence GTGAAAGATCGCGATCGAGACCTGGCGTGGGTAGACCTGCAGAAGGCTGCCGCGTTTCTCGATTCAGAATTGAGCATGCGGCTCACCGAGCGCGTCGGAATGTCGTCGTCTGAGTTTCAAGCGCTCTGGTACCTCGCGAACGCGATCGACCGCAGTCTCACGATGTCGGAGGCGGCAGCGCGCCTGTCCATGAGCCCGAGCGGCATGACGCGGCTGGCAGATCGCCTCGTGCGCCGCGGGTGGGTAGCACGCAGAGCGGATGCCGCGAATCGCCGCATTGCCATCATCGCGCTCACGGATGACGGCGTAGCGGCTACTCGTCAGGGGTATCACGTCGCACGGGAAGCTCGTCGTGAGCTCGTGGATGCGCGCCTGACCGAAGAAGAGGTCAACACGCTAGGCGAGATTGCGGGCAAGATTCTCGGGCGCATTGACATCACGGATGTGAGTCTTTAG